The following coding sequences are from one Dama dama isolate Ldn47 chromosome 8, ASM3311817v1, whole genome shotgun sequence window:
- the TAF12 gene encoding transcription initiation factor TFIID subunit 12, with amino-acid sequence MNQFGPSALINLSNFSSIKPEPASTPPQGSMANSTAVVKIPGTPGTGGRLSPENNQVLTKKKLQDLVREVDPNEQLDEDVEEMLLQIADDFIESVVTAACQLARHRKSSTLEVKDVQLHLERQWNMWIPGFGSEEIRPYKKACTTEAHKQRMALIRKTTKK; translated from the exons ATGAACCAGTTTGGTCCCTCAGCCCTAATCAACCTGTCCAATTTCTCATCAATAAAACCGGAACCAGCTAGCACCCCTCCACAAGGCTCCATGGCCAATAGCActgcagtggtaaagatcccaggCACTCCTGGGACAGGAGGGCGTCTCAGCCCTGAAAACAATCAG GTATTGACCAAGAAGAAATTACAGGACTTAGTAAGAGAAGTGGATCCTAATGAGCAATTGGATGAAGATGTGGAGGAG ATGCTGCTGCAGATTGCTGATGATTTTATTGAGAGTGTGGTGACAGCTGCCTGCCAGCTTGCTCGGCATCGCAAGTCCAGCACCCTGGAGGTGAAAGATGTCCAGCTACATCTAG AACGCCAGTGGAACATGTGGATCCCAGGGTTTGGCTCTGAAGAAATCCGACCCTACAAAAAAGCTTGCACCACAGAAGCTCACAAACAG aGAATGGCGTTGATCCGGAAAACAACCAAGAAATAA